Part of the Rhodothermales bacterium genome is shown below.
TCTTCTGGACGACCTTCGGGCTATGAGTTCACGAAGCCCGGTTTTCGTGTGCCAGAAGCGTGGCAGGGGCAAAGGGGGTCAAGACCCGGTGCGCTTGAGCGGATAGTCCTGGATGAGCACCTCCGGCGGGATGCCGTATTCCTCGTGGATCTTTCGAATCATCGGCAGCGTCATCCGGCGCTTTCGGCTGAGGACTTCGCTTGCGCGCGGACGGCTTCCCAGGGTTCTCGCCAGATCCGCAAGCGGCAGTCCCAATTGCTCCAAGCGAAACTTGAGCGCTTCGATCGGGTCCAGGAGAACGTCCTGAACGAGAGCGGACTCATATGCATCGACCAAGGTCGCGAGAACCTCCAGCCGCGCCGCTTCCGCCTTCGTGAGCTTCTTGCTCGCCTCCTTGTCCATGAGGCGTTCGATCTCATGCGTTGCTGCGTCGCAATCCTTTTTGTTTCGAATGGGCTGAATCTGTTTCATTTTGCTCTTCCCACGGTTGCGGCGTCGATTCGGTCGTACTGCTTATGGGTCCCAATGAACTTGATGAAGGCAATCTGGCGTCGATAGCTCATGTGAACGACAAGCCGATACTTGTTCCCGCCGATGTTGAAGATCACGCGGTCGTCGCCAACGAAATCAGCTGACCGATAGTGGCGGCGTATGTCTGAAGGTTTGCGAAACTCTGCTCTTCTCATCTCCTGGAGCCACGAACGTAGCGGCTGTTCTGCCTTGGGGTGCTTCTCCCAGAATGCGCGAAGCGTTCGCTGAGCGATCACCCTCACCTGATGAGTGTGTTCCCAAAATGGGAACATGTCAAGGGCGCGGGCAGGGCGCGACGACCTTCGGGTTGTGCACCGGCAAGGTCGTGTTGTTGCGGCGTACTCAGAATCGAAAATCCAACGTTTTCGGACGATCCGTGCATCGCTTTGGCGACGGATTTCAATGTGCCGTGGGACCTCATGGCACCGTTAAGGCACCGAGCAAAAAGAAAGGCACCTAGCGCATTTGCTAAGTGCCCGACTTCGTTGGTTGCGGGGGCCAGATTTGAACTGACGACCTTCGGGTTATGAGCTCTACAACCGCCAATTTCTTCGCTTCAGTCAATCCCAACATTTGAGACACTTTAACAACGAT
Proteins encoded:
- a CDS encoding type II toxin-antitoxin system HigB family toxin is translated as MRVIAQRTLRAFWEKHPKAEQPLRSWLQEMRRAEFRKPSDIRRHYRSADFVGDDRVIFNIGGNKYRLVVHMSYRRQIAFIKFIGTHKQYDRIDAATVGRAK